In Sphingobacterium thalpophilum, a genomic segment contains:
- the ppk1 gene encoding polyphosphate kinase 1 produces MKKKDLYINRDISWLSFNDRVLDKAGRQEVPLLEKLQFLAIFSSNLDEFYRVRMPVLMAWKKIMKQNPGELIPNIDIGTYKKASKTINKQQEKFGLILADIIQELAKENISFIYNQAIPAEIKDLAAQYFFSTIASYLQIIPIDDTSFFPINNQLYFVVTDDNTGVVFFLNVPSNHIGRFFTCEINGNKYVVLIDDIIKAFFPEAIRNTSLNFYSFKITRDAELNLQDEFEGDIAQKIETEVNKRDLGYATRFLFQPNLPKQLIETLATLFDLRKSSIVEGGNYHNLKDLFSFPIKTAELSYPKQLQINKNQNFRESIFDQIDREDLLVCTPYESFDPILRFFNEAAIDPTVDEIYTTLYRIAGDSHIAQALATAAKNGKRVNVFVELKARFDEANNIHWARLMKEQGVKITYSIPNLKVHAKIALVKRKEGRESALLGTGNLNEKTAKVYTDYFLMTSNKLLTNELDMLFEFLPARRKPNHPNELSFNHLLIAQFNLKHTFLSLIDKTIQAAKDGDSATIKIKLNNLEEESLINKLYEASRAGVKLQLLVRGICRLKPQVPGLSDNIVVKRIVGRYLEHGRIFIFQYQAQTSAYLGSADWMNRNIYRRIETCFPLLNLALAHQIQELFDIQFADDTEATLLDEHGQNQAIETQQKNVSQQQILHYLKGNMRQ; encoded by the coding sequence ATGAAGAAGAAAGATCTTTATATCAACAGAGACATCAGCTGGCTGTCGTTCAATGATAGGGTACTTGACAAAGCTGGTCGCCAGGAGGTTCCTTTATTGGAAAAACTACAGTTTCTCGCTATTTTCTCATCCAATCTGGATGAATTTTATCGGGTTAGAATGCCTGTACTAATGGCTTGGAAAAAAATAATGAAACAAAATCCTGGAGAGCTCATTCCGAACATCGATATTGGCACATATAAAAAAGCGTCAAAAACCATCAACAAACAACAGGAAAAATTTGGCTTAATACTAGCTGATATTATCCAAGAATTAGCAAAAGAAAATATATCCTTTATCTACAACCAAGCTATTCCAGCAGAAATAAAAGACCTCGCAGCTCAATATTTCTTTAGTACAATTGCCTCCTACCTCCAAATTATACCAATTGATGATACTTCTTTTTTTCCGATCAACAATCAGCTCTACTTCGTCGTTACAGACGACAATACTGGAGTGGTATTCTTTCTAAATGTCCCTTCAAATCATATTGGCCGCTTTTTCACCTGTGAGATCAATGGGAATAAATATGTCGTACTCATCGATGATATTATCAAAGCATTTTTTCCTGAAGCCATAAGAAATACATCATTAAATTTCTATTCCTTTAAAATCACAAGGGATGCGGAATTAAATCTCCAAGATGAATTTGAGGGTGATATTGCCCAAAAAATTGAGACGGAAGTCAATAAACGTGATCTTGGCTATGCGACACGCTTTCTATTCCAGCCAAATCTGCCAAAACAGCTGATTGAAACATTGGCAACACTATTTGATCTGCGAAAAAGTAGCATTGTCGAAGGCGGAAACTATCACAATCTGAAAGATCTATTTTCATTTCCGATTAAAACAGCAGAACTTTCTTATCCAAAACAGCTGCAAATCAATAAGAATCAGAATTTCAGGGAATCTATCTTTGACCAAATAGACCGAGAGGATCTGTTGGTCTGCACGCCCTATGAATCGTTCGATCCCATACTACGTTTTTTTAATGAGGCCGCAATAGATCCAACCGTAGATGAGATTTACACGACCTTATACCGTATCGCCGGTGATTCGCATATTGCACAAGCGCTGGCTACCGCAGCAAAAAATGGGAAAAGAGTCAATGTATTTGTCGAATTGAAAGCGCGCTTTGATGAAGCGAATAATATACATTGGGCTCGATTAATGAAAGAACAGGGCGTCAAAATCACGTATAGCATCCCCAATTTAAAAGTACATGCCAAAATAGCGCTCGTCAAACGCAAAGAGGGTCGAGAAAGTGCTTTATTAGGCACAGGAAATCTAAATGAAAAAACGGCGAAGGTCTACACGGACTACTTCCTTATGACCTCAAATAAACTATTGACCAACGAATTAGACATGCTATTCGAGTTTTTACCAGCTCGGAGAAAACCCAATCATCCAAATGAGCTGTCTTTTAACCATCTATTAATTGCACAGTTCAATCTCAAACATACATTTTTATCCCTGATAGACAAGACCATCCAAGCAGCTAAAGACGGAGACAGCGCTACAATAAAAATTAAATTAAACAATCTGGAAGAAGAATCGTTAATCAATAAATTGTATGAGGCGAGCCGGGCAGGGGTAAAACTGCAATTATTGGTCAGAGGAATCTGTAGACTAAAACCACAAGTACCCGGATTGAGCGACAACATTGTCGTGAAACGGATTGTAGGACGATATTTAGAACATGGCAGAATATTTATTTTTCAATATCAAGCACAAACGAGCGCGTATCTGGGCTCTGCAGACTGGATGAACCGTAACATCTACCGACGTATAGAAACTTGCTTTCCATTGCTGAATCTAGCATTAGCACATCAAATACAAGAGTTATTCGATATTCAGTTTGCAGACGACACCGAAGCAACTTTACTGGATGAACACGGACAAAATCAGGCAATAGAAACACAGCAGAAAAATGTTTCTCAGCAACAAATCCTTCATTATTTGAAAGGCAACATGAGACAATAG
- a CDS encoding Pycsar system effector family protein translates to MIDYAQLLKQVEEYAETYITENISVCHCFHNTIHTRSVVRAAEEISSYYKLGEEDHFIVISAAYFHDLGYVKSDNAIGHEKRSVEIALNFLQDKGIPEAIQEKIKGCILATRMPQDPKNLLEQILCDADLFHFGNEDFVNRNKLMKAEAEAVLGKEIDKDVWRAGTIKLLKSHHYHTEYAQQKLNAKKEINLEELEKKQEKSISKNKESKKEDKKEKEKGGKPERGIETMFRITSSNNQRLSDMADNKANILLTVNSIILSVVIAVLFRKLDANEHLIIPTIILTTAVVATMVMAILSTIPKIPSGKFSKEEIKQKSVNLLFFGNFYKMKLDDYNEGMQKVMVDSEFLYGMLTKDVYSQGVVLGRKYKLLRYAYGIFMFGLVISVVSFVFATIF, encoded by the coding sequence ATGATAGATTATGCTCAGCTTTTAAAACAGGTAGAAGAATATGCTGAAACTTATATTACAGAAAATATTTCAGTTTGTCATTGTTTTCACAATACGATACACACACGTTCTGTTGTACGTGCGGCGGAGGAGATTTCATCGTACTATAAACTAGGAGAGGAGGATCACTTTATTGTTATTAGTGCCGCCTACTTTCATGATCTCGGCTACGTAAAATCCGACAATGCTATTGGTCATGAAAAGAGAAGTGTCGAAATTGCTTTAAATTTTCTCCAGGACAAGGGAATACCGGAAGCCATACAAGAAAAAATCAAAGGCTGCATTTTAGCAACGAGAATGCCTCAGGATCCAAAAAACCTGCTGGAACAAATTCTCTGTGACGCGGACCTATTTCATTTTGGGAATGAGGATTTCGTTAACAGAAACAAACTCATGAAAGCCGAAGCCGAAGCAGTACTGGGGAAGGAGATCGATAAAGACGTATGGCGGGCGGGCACAATCAAACTATTAAAGAGCCATCATTACCATACTGAATATGCGCAACAAAAGCTTAATGCCAAAAAGGAGATAAATCTAGAAGAACTGGAGAAAAAACAGGAGAAATCCATCTCAAAAAATAAAGAAAGTAAAAAAGAAGACAAGAAAGAAAAGGAGAAAGGCGGTAAGCCAGAACGTGGGATAGAAACGATGTTCCGGATTACGTCCTCAAACAATCAGCGATTAAGCGACATGGCAGACAATAAGGCCAACATCTTATTAACGGTCAATTCTATTATCCTTTCTGTCGTGATTGCTGTCTTATTTCGGAAATTAGATGCCAACGAACACCTTATTATCCCAACAATTATCTTAACAACGGCCGTGGTAGCAACCATGGTCATGGCTATACTATCAACAATACCCAAAATTCCCTCTGGCAAATTCTCAAAGGAGGAAATCAAACAAAAATCCGTCAATCTGCTCTTTTTTGGGAACTTTTACAAGATGAAACTCGACGACTACAACGAGGGCATGCAGAAGGTAATGGTCGATTCGGAATTTCTATATGGTATGCTCACTAAGGATGTTTATTCGCAAGGTGTGGTATTAGGCCGAAAATACAAACTTCTACGATACGCATATGGAATTTTTATGTTTGGCCTTGTTATATCCGTTGTTTCTTTTGTCTTCGCAACCATATTTTAA
- a CDS encoding transposase codes for MDNHPVSAQLVGLFFQMDGKQLQDQYKNHLSDFQDWDQKPHAEQWTLFPDNISEHLSIDETSFSNGELYTIVSSKSAKGRKGTILATIRGTKAEDIIAVLERIPLKLRNKVREVTMDMAPNMAKAIRRCFRNARRVIDRFHVQKLAYDAVQELRIKYRWEVLDAESKKIMESRKRGIPYDPELLPNGDTLKQLLARSRHLLFKHPSRWSESQKRRAELLFIRFPKLKQAYDLGVALGDIFNKCRDKKVAFTKLGLWHNQVENAGIASFESVARSIAAHHQYILHYFDNRSTNASAESFNAKLKAFRSVFRGVRDTTFFLYRVMKLYA; via the coding sequence TTGGATAATCATCCTGTAAGCGCCCAATTGGTAGGTCTGTTCTTCCAAATGGACGGTAAGCAACTACAGGATCAATACAAGAACCATCTCAGTGACTTCCAGGACTGGGACCAAAAGCCACACGCAGAGCAATGGACCCTTTTTCCTGATAACATATCGGAACACCTGAGCATCGATGAGACCAGCTTTAGCAACGGTGAACTTTACACGATCGTAAGCAGTAAATCAGCAAAGGGCAGGAAGGGAACCATATTGGCTACCATAAGAGGGACAAAGGCGGAAGATATTATTGCTGTATTAGAGCGCATTCCACTTAAACTAAGGAACAAAGTTAGGGAAGTAACGATGGATATGGCCCCCAATATGGCAAAGGCTATCCGTAGGTGTTTCAGAAATGCCAGAAGGGTTATCGATCGGTTTCATGTACAAAAACTTGCTTATGATGCTGTTCAGGAACTCCGTATCAAATACCGATGGGAAGTCTTAGATGCAGAAAGCAAAAAAATAATGGAATCGCGAAAACGGGGTATCCCATATGACCCCGAGTTGTTGCCTAATGGTGATACGCTCAAACAGCTATTAGCTAGGTCGAGACACCTCCTGTTCAAGCATCCAAGTCGATGGTCGGAAAGCCAAAAACGCCGTGCAGAACTGCTGTTCATCAGGTTTCCCAAGCTAAAACAGGCTTATGATCTTGGAGTTGCCTTAGGTGACATCTTCAATAAATGCAGGGATAAAAAAGTTGCTTTCACAAAGTTAGGACTGTGGCACAACCAGGTTGAGAACGCGGGTATTGCTTCATTCGAGAGTGTCGCAAGATCCATTGCAGCACATCATCAATACATTCTCCACTACTTCGACAATAGAAGCACCAATGCATCCGCAGAGTCCTTCAATGCAAAACTCAAAGCTTTCAGGAGCGTCTTCCGTGGAGTAAGGGATACAACATTCTTCCTGTACAGAGTGATGAAATTGTATGCTTAA
- a CDS encoding transposase, translating to MQEAERKLLSLLMPEGLLEYFQILEVDQVDNQLHIYLDELNIAPTGYQNSKLESKGFMPSTEISDFPIRGQKVTLHIRRRRWTVLDTGEIITRDWNLVREGARMTTEFGLFLKKIFG from the coding sequence TTGCAAGAAGCCGAACGTAAATTACTGTCCCTATTGATGCCCGAAGGGCTATTGGAATACTTTCAGATTTTAGAAGTCGATCAGGTTGACAATCAGCTCCACATTTATTTAGATGAGCTTAATATTGCTCCGACAGGCTATCAGAACAGCAAGTTGGAGTCAAAGGGCTTCATGCCTTCCACTGAGATTTCAGACTTTCCCATTCGAGGCCAGAAAGTTACGCTACATATCCGCCGCCGCCGCTGGACAGTGTTGGATACGGGAGAGATCATCACAAGAGATTGGAATCTGGTGCGTGAGGGTGCTCGAATGACTACGGAATTCGGGCTTTTTTTAAAGAAGATATTTGGATAA
- a CDS encoding SRPBCC family protein: protein MKEFKKYAIIAATPEELYLALTTEITARLWTGDLVSIDPTVNGEFSLWDGAITGRFLELEPSTKIVQEWYFGETDSPSIVTLKLHEHKKGTSLEIRQTNIPDEDFENISDGWEDPYISSLIDFYTEED from the coding sequence ATGAAAGAATTCAAGAAATATGCTATTATTGCTGCAACTCCGGAGGAGCTGTATCTTGCATTAACGACCGAAATTACCGCTCGTCTTTGGACAGGGGACCTTGTGTCAATAGACCCTACTGTCAATGGAGAATTCTCTTTGTGGGATGGTGCTATAACTGGCCGATTCTTGGAACTAGAACCGTCGACAAAAATTGTACAAGAATGGTATTTCGGGGAAACAGACAGCCCTTCTATTGTTACATTAAAGTTGCATGAACATAAAAAAGGGACTTCCTTGGAAATTAGGCAAACGAATATACCTGATGAAGACTTTGAAAATATCTCGGATGGATGGGAAGATCCTTATATCTCTTCGTTGATCGACTTTTATACAGAAGAAGATTAA
- a CDS encoding methyltransferase RsmF C-terminal domain-like protein: MSNFLPNSLVKKLGVNPLFDTAAFIKIHEEGIRATAIRLNPNKLEDCPFPNAGQVPWCNVAYYLQDRPVFTLDPLFHAGAYYPQDASSMFIDHIIRSLKLHKGSIRALDLCAAPGGKSTLLNSSLHPESLLVANEIIKTRVTILHDNLMKWGNANTVTTNNDPAAFNRLPGYFDLMVVDAPCSGSGMFRKDADAIDEWSEANVKLCSERQQRILVESLNALNKGGYLFYSTCSYSPEENEDIVDWLLDSGDFESIEIAIEGHWGIDHTNSNKHRAHGYRFYPHKLGGEGFFIAVLKKVGEQEIFNRKRIKPEKSDVPKGILDNWISDSTSFHTFLHHEDVYVFPKMYEHDLKYLQNVLYLKNAGTNVGKLNRKELIPSHALALSNHLTKDFQSVELSLEDARNYLRKENITVDTIGESLQGWTIACFEGKPLGWMKVLTNRINNYYPKELRIVNL; the protein is encoded by the coding sequence ATGAGTAATTTTCTGCCAAATTCTTTAGTGAAAAAGTTAGGAGTGAATCCGCTATTTGATACTGCTGCATTTATTAAGATACATGAGGAAGGTATTCGGGCGACAGCAATACGCCTAAACCCTAATAAATTAGAAGATTGTCCGTTTCCTAATGCAGGGCAAGTTCCCTGGTGTAATGTGGCTTATTATCTTCAGGATCGTCCAGTGTTTACGTTAGATCCATTATTTCATGCTGGAGCATATTATCCACAAGATGCTTCTTCCATGTTCATCGATCATATCATTCGAAGTTTGAAGTTACATAAGGGGAGTATTCGGGCTTTGGATTTATGCGCCGCGCCAGGAGGAAAGTCTACCTTATTAAACAGCAGCTTACATCCGGAATCACTCTTGGTTGCAAATGAAATTATTAAAACAAGGGTTACAATCTTGCACGATAACTTAATGAAATGGGGAAATGCGAACACAGTAACTACAAATAATGATCCTGCAGCGTTTAATCGTCTTCCTGGATACTTCGATTTGATGGTTGTTGATGCCCCATGTTCTGGATCTGGAATGTTTAGAAAAGATGCCGATGCCATCGATGAATGGTCCGAAGCTAATGTTAAGCTTTGTAGCGAAAGACAACAACGGATTTTGGTTGAAAGCTTGAACGCTCTAAATAAGGGCGGATATTTGTTTTATTCAACCTGTTCTTATTCACCGGAAGAAAATGAAGATATTGTCGATTGGCTATTGGATAGTGGCGATTTTGAATCTATTGAAATAGCTATTGAAGGGCATTGGGGAATTGATCATACAAATTCTAATAAGCATCGTGCACACGGTTATCGATTTTACCCGCATAAATTAGGTGGAGAGGGCTTTTTTATTGCTGTTCTTAAGAAGGTTGGTGAACAGGAAATATTCAATAGAAAGCGAATTAAACCAGAGAAATCAGATGTACCCAAAGGGATTTTAGATAACTGGATTTCGGATAGTACTAGCTTTCATACTTTTCTTCATCATGAGGATGTATATGTTTTCCCAAAAATGTACGAACATGATCTAAAGTATCTTCAAAATGTACTTTATCTTAAGAATGCGGGAACCAATGTCGGCAAGCTTAACAGAAAGGAGCTAATACCAAGCCATGCACTGGCCTTGAGTAATCATTTGACCAAAGACTTTCAATCGGTAGAATTGTCGCTTGAAGATGCCCGTAATTACCTTAGAAAGGAAAATATAACTGTGGATACGATTGGAGAAAGTCTTCAAGGATGGACAATAGCATGTTTTGAAGGTAAACCTTTGGGTTGGATGAAGGTATTGACCAACCGAATCAATAACTATTATCCAAAGGAATTGAGGATTGTAAATTTGTAA
- the coaBC gene encoding bifunctional phosphopantothenoylcysteine decarboxylase/phosphopantothenate--cysteine ligase CoaBC, producing the protein MALAGKNIVIAVCGSIAAYKIASLIRLLVKADARVNVVMSKEATAFITPLTLSTLSKNPVLIDYYQPNTGEWNNHVEIALNADYILVAPATANTLAKMANGFCDNLLTAVYLSAKCPVLFAPAMDLDMWKHPSTQSNINKLSSYGNILIPPGKGELASGLVGEGRLAEPEEILDFLVKFSEKGLPLAGKKALVSAGPTYEAIDPVRFIGNHSSGKMGYAIATQLEELGADVTLVSGPSALKLPKGVDTISVTSAAEMLHACEEHFEAADIVVMSAAVADYTPVEVASQKIKKKENEFSIELKKTVDILATLGAKKKEKQLLVGFALETNNELENAKDKLIRKNLDFIVLNSMQDKGAGFATDTNKITIIDRAGNTHEFSLKSKEEVAKDICSIIVSLS; encoded by the coding sequence ATGGCTTTAGCTGGGAAAAATATTGTAATTGCTGTATGCGGCAGTATTGCCGCATACAAGATTGCATCCCTCATCCGCCTTTTAGTAAAAGCAGATGCCCGAGTTAACGTAGTCATGTCAAAAGAAGCGACAGCCTTTATTACCCCGCTTACGCTTTCCACTCTTTCCAAAAATCCTGTTTTAATTGATTATTATCAGCCGAATACCGGGGAATGGAATAATCATGTCGAAATTGCCTTAAATGCGGATTACATTTTAGTCGCTCCCGCAACGGCAAATACACTGGCCAAAATGGCCAATGGATTTTGTGACAACCTCTTAACTGCCGTGTATCTATCAGCGAAATGTCCAGTGCTATTCGCTCCAGCAATGGATTTAGATATGTGGAAACACCCGTCCACACAATCCAATATCAATAAGCTTAGTTCTTATGGCAATATCCTAATTCCTCCAGGAAAAGGGGAATTGGCTAGTGGCCTAGTGGGTGAGGGACGTTTGGCGGAACCAGAAGAAATACTGGATTTCTTAGTTAAATTTTCGGAGAAAGGACTACCCTTAGCAGGAAAGAAAGCGTTAGTATCTGCAGGTCCTACTTATGAAGCTATAGACCCAGTCCGATTCATTGGTAATCATTCAAGTGGAAAAATGGGCTATGCTATCGCCACACAACTTGAAGAACTTGGCGCAGACGTCACGCTAGTATCAGGCCCCAGCGCCCTTAAACTACCCAAAGGCGTCGATACCATTTCAGTCACCTCGGCAGCTGAGATGTTACATGCCTGTGAAGAACATTTTGAAGCCGCAGACATTGTTGTGATGAGTGCTGCTGTGGCAGACTACACACCAGTTGAAGTTGCTAGCCAAAAAATAAAAAAGAAAGAAAACGAATTCTCCATTGAGCTGAAAAAAACGGTAGATATTCTGGCAACTTTAGGGGCTAAAAAGAAAGAAAAGCAATTACTCGTTGGGTTTGCATTGGAAACCAATAATGAGCTCGAAAATGCAAAAGACAAATTGATTCGAAAAAACCTGGATTTTATCGTACTCAATTCCATGCAGGATAAAGGGGCCGGCTTCGCAACAGATACCAATAAAATTACTATAATCGATCGGGCTGGAAATACCCATGAGTTTAGCCTAAAATCGAAAGAAGAAGTTGCTAAAGATATCTGTTCAATTATCGTAAGCCTTTCCTGA
- a CDS encoding DNA-directed RNA polymerase subunit omega → MSQKNNNSIPNSTVTRDLRQLDKGTDNLYESIVVISKRANQIAVDIKEELNGKLAEFASNNDNLEEVFENREQIEISKHYERMPKPTLVAIDEFLHDKVYYRNPSKEQD, encoded by the coding sequence ATGAGTCAAAAAAATAACAATTCAATTCCAAACTCTACAGTTACACGTGACTTGAGACAATTGGACAAAGGCACAGACAATCTCTATGAATCTATTGTAGTTATTTCTAAACGCGCGAACCAAATTGCAGTAGACATTAAAGAAGAATTGAACGGAAAACTTGCGGAATTTGCAAGTAACAACGATAACTTGGAAGAGGTATTCGAAAACCGTGAGCAAATTGAGATTTCAAAACATTACGAGCGTATGCCAAAGCCTACTTTGGTTGCTATTGATGAATTTTTACACGATAAAGTGTATTACAGAAATCCTTCAAAAGAGCAGGACTAA
- a CDS encoding outer membrane protein assembly factor BamD, producing MFLNRRIAAICAGMMFLLVFTGCKSKFEKLRASNNIAQKYEEAVKLYEKKKYTKALVLFDDLRTKFRGQAEAENIYYYLAFANYRLKDYTSAAFHFKDFADVYPNSARAEECRFMHAYCYYLDSPRSTLDQANTKKAIDALQLFVNLYPESERSKEAADLIQKLRDKLELKAFANARLYYDMGLTDDYRAAVIALQNVLKEYPDTKYAEEIEFLTLKAQYIYASKSFFLKQESRFDDALDYYRSFASNFPNSKHMKEAESLRENSEKGIKTALSQVKDYNKAVAEQEVYIKEQKAKKEKENTQKDESKK from the coding sequence ATGTTTTTAAATAGGCGTATAGCGGCTATCTGTGCCGGCATGATGTTTCTATTGGTATTTACTGGTTGTAAAAGTAAATTTGAGAAATTGCGCGCAAGCAATAACATCGCTCAAAAGTACGAAGAGGCCGTAAAACTTTATGAGAAAAAGAAATATACAAAGGCGTTAGTTTTGTTTGATGACTTGCGGACCAAATTCCGTGGACAAGCTGAAGCAGAAAATATTTACTATTATTTGGCATTTGCCAACTATCGGCTGAAAGATTATACATCTGCGGCATTTCACTTTAAGGATTTTGCAGATGTTTATCCAAACAGTGCAAGAGCAGAAGAATGTAGATTTATGCATGCCTATTGCTATTACTTGGATTCTCCAAGATCAACGTTAGATCAAGCGAATACAAAAAAAGCAATTGATGCATTACAGCTCTTTGTCAATCTCTATCCCGAATCAGAACGGTCCAAAGAAGCCGCAGATCTTATTCAGAAATTAAGAGATAAGCTTGAGCTTAAAGCATTTGCTAATGCAAGACTATATTATGACATGGGGCTTACGGATGATTACAGGGCAGCTGTAATCGCATTACAGAATGTATTAAAAGAATACCCTGATACAAAATACGCGGAAGAGATTGAGTTTTTAACATTAAAAGCACAATACATCTATGCGTCCAAAAGTTTCTTCCTGAAACAAGAAAGTAGATTTGATGATGCCTTAGACTATTATCGTAGCTTCGCAAGTAATTTTCCGAATAGCAAACATATGAAAGAGGCAGAATCCCTTCGTGAAAATTCTGAAAAAGGGATTAAAACCGCCCTCTCTCAAGTGAAGGATTATAATAAAGCCGTTGCAGAGCAGGAAGTATATATCAAAGAACAAAAGGCGAAAAAAGAAAAAGAAAATACCCAAAAAGATGAGTCAAAAAAATAA
- a CDS encoding NifU family protein, translating into MTLKEKVEQALDTLRPYLETDGGNVSVEEITADNVVRLKLLGACASCSMSIMTFKAGLEQAIKKAVPEITAVEAINLTDPDSPEATLPPVN; encoded by the coding sequence ATGACTTTAAAAGAAAAAGTTGAGCAAGCATTAGATACCTTGAGACCATATTTGGAGACTGATGGCGGAAATGTGAGTGTTGAAGAGATTACAGCGGATAACGTCGTGCGTTTAAAATTATTGGGAGCATGTGCTTCATGTTCAATGAGCATTATGACCTTTAAAGCTGGTTTAGAGCAGGCGATTAAGAAAGCTGTTCCTGAAATTACAGCAGTGGAGGCTATTAATTTAACAGATCCCGATTCCCCAGAAGCAACTTTACCCCCTGTTAATTAG
- a CDS encoding FtsX-like permease family protein produces the protein MNLPFLFAKRYLFSKKSVNAINIISSISVIGVMVSSAALIILLSSFNGMEQLILSMYSKFAPELKIEPQKGKLFDSKQAVFSELRKDSNVVHYTEVLQEKVLLQYSNRQFIANMKGVEPQSLSKKAGDSILVDGQYKLTHDSTNLAIIGASVQANLAIPMQNSVEQIQVYSPRKGVKNSSNPAEEFNIRSIAPGGVLRYQQDFDNLIITPISFAKEVLGEYERVSSIEFYLKDGVDVNSFGQALQKKIGPDYIVKNREKQNPTLYKNVRVERWVVFFILTLISVIAIFNIVGSLTMLVLDKQKDMTILKGLGGSNDLIQRIFFYEGLMIAIIGCVLGLLIGGIFNYIQSAYGIIRVEDGANTIIDSYPMVSKWSDYILVFMTVISISGLVSYFSAKLSVRELNKLKATD, from the coding sequence ATGAATCTACCATTTCTATTTGCAAAAAGATATCTGTTTTCTAAGAAATCAGTTAACGCCATTAATATCATCTCTTCTATTAGTGTAATTGGCGTAATGGTAAGTAGTGCTGCTTTAATCATATTGTTATCTTCATTCAATGGAATGGAACAGCTGATACTATCTATGTACAGTAAGTTTGCTCCTGAACTGAAAATTGAACCCCAAAAAGGAAAACTTTTTGACAGTAAACAGGCTGTCTTCAGTGAATTACGAAAAGATTCCAATGTGGTTCATTACACGGAGGTTCTACAAGAGAAAGTATTACTGCAATATTCAAATAGACAATTTATTGCAAATATGAAAGGCGTCGAACCTCAATCGCTAAGTAAAAAGGCCGGAGACAGTATTCTCGTAGATGGTCAGTACAAACTTACCCATGATTCTACTAACCTCGCAATTATAGGGGCAAGTGTACAGGCAAATCTGGCAATTCCTATGCAGAACTCTGTGGAACAAATTCAAGTGTATTCTCCGAGAAAGGGAGTAAAGAATTCTTCCAATCCTGCAGAAGAATTCAACATCCGATCCATAGCTCCCGGAGGGGTATTGCGCTATCAGCAAGATTTTGACAATTTGATTATTACGCCAATTTCATTTGCTAAAGAGGTTCTCGGAGAATATGAGCGCGTTTCATCGATCGAGTTTTACCTAAAAGATGGTGTGGATGTTAATTCATTTGGGCAAGCATTACAAAAGAAAATAGGACCGGATTACATTGTAAAGAATAGGGAAAAACAAAACCCTACCTTATATAAAAATGTACGTGTTGAACGCTGGGTTGTCTTCTTTATACTGACCTTGATCAGTGTGATTGCAATCTTTAATATTGTAGGTTCCTTAACCATGCTTGTACTAGACAAACAAAAGGATATGACAATACTAAAAGGTCTCGGTGGGTCGAATGATCTAATTCAACGTATCTTCTTTTATGAAGGCCTTATGATCGCCATTATTGGCTGTGTATTAGGTCTATTGATAGGAGGCATATTCAACTATATCCAGTCAGCTTATGGAATCATTCGTGTAGAGGATGGAGCAAATACAATTATTGACAGCTACCCTATGGTAAGTAAGTGGAGTGACTATATTTTAGTCTTCATGACAGTCATTAGTATCTCTGGTCTAGTTTCCTATTTCTCGGCAAAGCTAAGTGTCAGAGAATTAAATAAATTAAAGGCGACCGATTAA